GGTCGCAGGATACGCTTTTACCCTTGGCCTGGCCGCCATCTACTGTGTAGTGTCCTTTGCCCCAGCAGCGCCAGCACTGAACACTGTGGTCAGGAGCCGCATCGAGGTCGCCGACCACCTTATCGACACGTCGGGCTGTCCGACCTGGAATCAGTTCTGCTTGTGCGGCAGCAGTTCGGGTTGGCATCTGAACCCCCTCACCCGCCTTACGGGTCACCGCTCTACGGTCGAGCGTCACGGACCGGCCTGTGCCCACAAAGTAACGCGGTATGCAGGCCGCAGGCCGCCATCCGACCACAACAGGCACGCGTTCTTACCACTGAAGACGATGAAGAACGTGTAAAGTTGCGGCGTCTTTATGACGAGTTATGGCGCCGCCGGACCTGCTGCTACGATGCGGATTGCGCTGCTCTTGTCTCCTCGCGCCGGTTTGACCTGTCCGAGCAGTGGGTACGGCACCGCGTGGTCAACCGAGCCTTGCTAGGGTGGGTTCCACACGTGCGTACAATCCTGGCTGTGCGAGACCCAATTGCGTCCCGGGACCCGGCTCCCGCCGTCGCCGGGAAACAAAAAAAGGGGGGGTGAGCGTCACTGCGCTCACCCCCCTGTGTGTATCGAAGGTTCGGTACCCTGGAACCTAGCCCTGCTTTGCGCCGCACTCCGGGCAGAACCTGGCACCCTTTGTATCAGCGCCGCAAGCCGGGCACTTGCCGGCCGGCGCTCGCTCGATCTTGGCACCGCACTCGGGACAGAACTTGGCTCCCATCGTCGGCTTGCCGCAATTGGGACACAGGTCAGCTGCCGGCTGAACCATTGCCGCGCCGCACTCGGGACAGAACTTGGTGCCGGCCGGAGCGAGCGTGCCATCCTTCGGGCACTTGGCCATCCCGGCCTGGGCCTGCTTGATGGCCGCACCGGTCTGCTTGGCCACCTCGCCCAGCCCGAGCGCACTGGCAAAGCCGCGCAGCGCGGCACCGGCCTGCTCGGCCTCAGCCTCTGCAATCTGCCCGCGGCGCGGGCTGTCGTCTTTGCAGAATCCGCTCTGCTCGTCAAAGTCAGACAGGCAAACTACCCTCCGGCAAGTCGGGCACTCGCGGAAGCGATCCTTCACCTGACTCCAGGCCTTCTCGAGCTGCTCTGGCGTCAGGCTGTTCACATAGCGCGGGTCGGGTCCAGTGACGTTATTCGCGATCGCTCCGCCAAAAATGGGAACCTTGCGCAACAGTCCTCCAACGGCTTCCCGGCCGATATCCTTGGCCACCGTAGCTACCACCTCGGGCTGGCTGCGGAATTCGCGGTCGCAGGAATCGCAGTAAAACACGGCGTAGGGGCCGATCCCATCGTTTCGTACGTCATAGCGCGGCATTCGGCTTGGTGCGGCCATGCTTTCACCTCCCCATGGATATGGTCGTCATTATAGGCGGCAGCTAGCCGATGTCAACCGACAAAGGCGTCGAGAGTGTGGAAAAAGCGGGCCAGGGATGGGAGCACCCTGGCGCCTGTGCCTGGTAGTGCCAAGACTCGGGGCAACTACGGACCTCGATAGGTTCGTAGTACAGGCTTTGGCCTGTCCCCACCCACTGACGCGGTGAGACCGTCCGGAAGGGGAGCGCTAAAGCGCCTCTTCGCAGTAGCTCAGAGACCTACGGCAACTACGAACCTGTCGTTCACGCTCCCTGGGCAGTTATTCCACACTCTCAAAGGCGTCGGACCGGCAAGCGCGATATGGAGCGCTCCCGTCCGACGCCATTTGCTTTCGTACCGCGAAACGATCCGCGGCTACCTCGGCGGCACAGTCGTCAACTCGCAGGCCAGACCGTCCCCATCCCTATCGAGCCAGTGTACATCCCGGCCGACGACGGCGAGGCAATGCTCAAAGCATGCTTGCGCGACAGCCGGTGAAGCAAAGTCCTCGCAGTCAAAGAGGTTGCCGGAGCAGTCGCAGTTGGCCACTGGCGGTGCCACAACTGGCGCGGGGGCTTCAAAGTACTTGGGAACGAAATACCACCCCGCCCCATTCATCCAGACCTGCACGCCTCCGTGACCGCTGCAAGTCCAGCGCGGCTCGAGCGAATAGGAGTAGCTGCCGTCCCAGCAGAGGGCAACCGGCCAACTGGCGGGAGACGAGGGAGGCACCGGCGCAGGGGCAGGGCCGGGCTGGACTGGAACGTGCGGGACCGAAGGAGCCGGAGAGGGCGCCCCAACACAGGGGATCCTGAGCTTCTGGCCCACATAAATCAGGTTCGGATTGGCCAGACGATTGTATCGGGCTATCTCGTAGGGGTTTACGCCATAGCGCCGGCCGATGGCAAAAAGGGTGTCACCCGCTTTGACCACATAGAACCAGTCAGCCGACGCTGCCTGGGTGAGGACCAGAAACGTGGACAATACCAGCACCACCACCAGCACCATTCGTACTCTTGGACTCATCGTCTTCCTCCTCAACCTGTTTCGCTCAGATACGCTGGATCGGCCAGCATCTGGTGCCCCCGGCATTCAAGCCCAGGGCAACACCGCCGCTCCAGCACTAGGACTCACAATGGTAGACGCAGCCTGTATCATTTGGATTCGGGTCTGGCCAGCAATCGTACGGCGAAACCAAATCCGCTTGTCGGACTGAGCGCCGCACGGGCACGACCGCTTGTCCGCACACCAGGGCGGTGCTCTGTCTCTCCAGCCCAGTTTGCTTCTGTGGCCAAGAGTGGTACAATGGCCCAACTCGGTTATCCACGAGCAGGCAAGTTCTGGCGCCCAGTGCTCACGCGTTGTGCCTGGGCGCCGGTTGTTGTTCCCATCAGTACTAGGAGGTTCTGAAACGATGAAAACCCGAACCATCGCCGCGGCAATGCTACTCCTCGGCCTGGCCCTGACGAGCGGCTGTGCCAAGGGAGCGACGCCCACGGCCACGGTTGCCCCAGGGCCGACCTCAGCACCGACAATCGACCCGGTCCTCTCGCCAACCAGCCTCCCACCTGGCGGCGTCGACGTGGCCTGGCAGCACATCGTGCAGCCAACGGGAACAGCGCTGGCCCGCGTGAATGGCGAGGAGGTCGACTCGGAAGAGTTCCTGGCCGTGCTCAAGCGCCAACTCCATGTCGTCACCGCCCAGTACGCGGTGGACTGGAATGAGCCCTCCAACCAGTCACTCATCCCGGGCTTTGAAGACCAGATCCTGAGCCAGATGATTCAGGACGTGTTGCTTCGCCAGCTCGCTACTGCCGAGGGCATTACCGTCACCGACGAAGACATCGAAACCGAACGCGCGAGCATCGAGAAGGAGGTCGTCTCCAGCGGGCAGTACCCCACCTGGGAGGCGTTCCTCCTGGCAATGGGCAGCAACCCGAAGGACTTTGGCGAGCAAATTCGCACCTACCTCTACTACAAAAAACTGCTGAGCTTGCACGGCGGTCCAACTGAGGTGGAGCAGGTCAACGCGCGCCACATTCTGGTCGACAGCGAAGAGAAGGGCCAGGAAGTGCTCAAGAAGCTCAAGGAAGGCGCTACCTTTGCCGACCTGGCCAAGGAGTATTCCACTGACACCGGCTCGGCCAGTTCGGGTGGCGACCTGGGGTGGTTTCCACGGGGAATGATGGTCACCGAGTTTGAGGAGGCCGCGTTCACCCTGCCCATTGGCGAGACCAGCGGTCTCATCAAGACCGACTTTGGCTACCACATCATCCAGGTGGTGGACCGAGGCACCAGACCACTACCGGCAGAGATGCTGGAGCAGCATCAGCAAGAGGCGTTCGGCGCCTGGTACGATGCCGAGTACGAGAACGCCAAGATAGAGACCCTGGTGACTTTCGAGACTCCAGAGCCGACACTGACTCCCACTTCATAGCATCTCAAGGCTCAGGGCGGGGCGCACCGATAGCGCCCCGCCCGTTGTGTTCAGTGGATCGCAAACGCGGCTAGGGTGTCGGCGAGCTCTATCAATTCCCGCTGCCCCACGAATTGCCCGCTGCACAGCGGCCATTCTCCCCGCAACGCCTCTCGCCACCTCCGGGGAATCGCGTCCAGCCCATACGTCGCTCCGGCCAGCGCACCCACAACTGCCCCGGCCGTGTCAGCGTCGTTCCCCAGATTGACCACCTGCACCACGGCCTCTTCCAAGCTGTCGGTAGTAAGCAGCCCCCAGAGCGCTGCCTCGACCGTGTGACGGACCCAGCCGCTGTTCTTTAGCTGCGACCGGCTCTTACGGGGAGCACTTTCGATCACCGTGCGCAGCTCGTTGGTTACTCCTGCCTTTTCGAGCGCCTGCTCAACGGCCGCTGACTTGGCTTGTCCCCGACAAAGTAGCCATAACGCGCAGTTCACAAAAGCGCAGGCGGCCAAGCAGTCGGGGTGAGCGTGAGTCAATGCGCTCTGCTGTCGACTGGCCAGGAGCATCGCCTCGAGGTCATCGAAGGCCAGAGCCACGGGCCAGCACCGCATCAGCGAGCCGTTGCCAGCGCTCTCCGGATCAATGGTCCTCGCGGCCGTCTGCCAGCTTTCCCCTCGGGCGATGGCGCTCAGAACCCACCGCGTGTGTACGCCCTCGTCGGGAGGTCCGGCGCTGTGCCAGGCCACAAAGCGCTGCGCCAGGTCCGCCCCGTCGAGCCCTCCTGAGGCACGAAGCGACTCGGCCAGTGCCAGCGCCATCTCCGTGTCATCGGTGAAGGTGCCAGGCGGCAGGCGGCCCTTGCGCATGTCACGCACCAGTGCACCGGCCGGAATCATTGGCCCGAACTCTAGCGGCATTCCCAGCGCGTCGCCCACTGCCGCCCCGATGGCACATCCACGCACGCGCTCCGTACTCTTCCCCATTCGACCTTCCTCCTACTGCTAGGGCTGGCTACAAACCTGAAGGCTTCCTCGCTTCGAGCCGGCCCAGCACCAGTCTCCGATTGCCCGCCCTGATGTCGCGCTTCAGTTCCTCAATCGTTGTGCGGTCAGCACAGGGGTAGAGCGCCCGATTGTGTAACAGCGGGTCAGCGTCGGCGCTGATGTATCCAGCCGCAACAGCGCGACCCCACTCAGCCGTTCCTGGCACAGGCGAATACTCTGCCGCCAGCACTCGAATGCCCAGACCCTGCGCGTATCTGGCCGCCTCCCGCGCCGAATCCAGCTCGGCTGTCTCGCTTTTGCCCTCAGCCGGCGGTCTGCCCAGGAGCACGTAGGCCGAAACGTCGCGGGCTGCGAAACCGGCCTGCCCCAGTGCCGCCACGGCCCTGCGCAGGTCATCAGGGTTGACCTTGCCTCCGTCGCTTTGTGAGCGTGCCTGGTCAACCGTCTCCAAACCCAGCCGAATGGTAACGAATCCGGCCCGCTTCATCAATGCCGCCAGCTCAGCGGTGATGAATCGCGCATGCAGACCGTTCGGCGTAT
Above is a genomic segment from Chloroflexi bacterium ADurb.Bin180 containing:
- the lytN_3 gene encoding putative cell wall hydrolase LytN precursor, whose protein sequence is MSPRVRMVLVVVLVLSTFLVLTQAASADWFYVVKAGDTLFAIGRRYGVNPYEIARYNRLANPNLIYVGQKLRIPCVGAPSPAPSVPHVPVQPGPAPAPVPPSSPASWPVALCWDGSYSYSLEPRWTCSGHGGVQVWMNGAGWYFVPKYFEAPAPVVAPPVANCDCSGNLFDCEDFASPAVAQACFEHCLAVVGRDVHWLDRDGDGLACELTTVPPR
- a CDS encoding Double zinc ribbon; translated protein: MAAPSRMPRYDVRNDGIGPYAVFYCDSCDREFRSQPEVVATVAKDIGREAVGGLLRKVPIFGGAIANNVTGPDPRYVNSLTPEQLEKAWSQVKDRFRECPTCRRVVCLSDFDEQSGFCKDDSPRRGQIAEAEAEQAGAALRGFASALGLGEVAKQTGAAIKQAQAGMAKCPKDGTLAPAGTKFCPECGAAMVQPAADLCPNCGKPTMGAKFCPECGAKIERAPAGKCPACGADTKGARFCPECGAKQG
- the prsA gene encoding Foldase protein PrsA precursor, translated to MKTRTIAAAMLLLGLALTSGCAKGATPTATVAPGPTSAPTIDPVLSPTSLPPGGVDVAWQHIVQPTGTALARVNGEEVDSEEFLAVLKRQLHVVTAQYAVDWNEPSNQSLIPGFEDQILSQMIQDVLLRQLATAEGITVTDEDIETERASIEKEVVSSGQYPTWEAFLLAMGSNPKDFGEQIRTYLYYKKLLSLHGGPTEVEQVNARHILVDSEEKGQEVLKKLKEGATFADLAKEYSTDTGSASSGGDLGWFPRGMMVTEFEEAAFTLPIGETSGLIKTDFGYHIIQVVDRGTRPLPAEMLEQHQQEAFGAWYDAEYENAKIETLVTFETPEPTLTPTS
- the draG gene encoding ADP-ribosyl-(dinitrogen reductase) glycohydrolase, producing MGKSTERVRGCAIGAAVGDALGMPLEFGPMIPAGALVRDMRKGRLPPGTFTDDTEMALALAESLRASGGLDGADLAQRFVAWHSAGPPDEGVHTRWVLSAIARGESWQTAARTIDPESAGNGSLMRCWPVALAFDDLEAMLLASRQQSALTHAHPDCLAACAFVNCALWLLCRGQAKSAAVEQALEKAGVTNELRTVIESAPRKSRSQLKNSGWVRHTVEAALWGLLTTDSLEEAVVQVVNLGNDADTAGAVVGALAGATYGLDAIPRRWREALRGEWPLCSGQFVGQRELIELADTLAAFAIH